In Vibrio chagasii, the sequence TAGGTTTCGACTTTCAGAGACATCCACTACTTTCACTCGGGTGACCATTTTACCGATCGTTTGCCCGAATTTAGCATGCATGCCAACGTAGTAAACAATACCAATTAGTGAATTCACCACACCCCAAGCAAAAACACCACTCGAACTTATCACACCAGAAAGTACGTAGTCGTCTATCCATTCCAAAGGCAAAAATACGATTGAATCTATCCAGATAGCAAAGAAGCGTCTCCAAAAATTAGAATACTTATTGGCGTACATTCTTGTTCCTTGGTCTCTATTGGCAATAAAGCACAGACCCTACAACATATCAGTTTTTAATACATTCAACTGGTAATGATTTATAAAGCAAATGCGAAGCGGTGTGCATATACCAATGATTCCCTCATCAATTTGCAGGCTAAATGACGCTCACGACAAATTCTTGCTAAGCCTTTCATACAAATCCAAGGCTTCAACTTTAGAGGTTAATTGCCCGAGAGCGTATTGATGTGCTAATTCAATATCATCACTTTGCTCTGGATAATAACGCTTGGCTACAGCACTACACTGGCTCAGGTTT encodes:
- a CDS encoding RDD family protein, yielding MYANKYSNFWRRFFAIWIDSIVFLPLEWIDDYVLSGVISSSGVFAWGVVNSLIGIVYYVGMHAKFGQTIGKMVTRVKVVDVSESRNLTLKQSCMRDIVPIMLIPFSLYAYAQLSFYGQTWESLEQGRAFIFVGYAMIGWVLLEFISMLFNHKRRAIHDFIAGSVVVKKV